A single window of Crassostrea angulata isolate pt1a10 chromosome 8, ASM2561291v2, whole genome shotgun sequence DNA harbors:
- the LOC128161116 gene encoding uncharacterized protein K02A2.6-like, which translates to MTNIGKLGDFQEGKESFVNYAERMEQFFVANEVKDEKKVAVLLSVIGPATYGILKNLLQPQLPKNTSFENIVGALKNYYMPKPLVISERFKFNKRNQKEGETVNEYVCELKKLSADCEFGDFLKEALRDRLVCGLKSEAIQKKLLSEAKLDFDGAVRIATAMEIADKDTQSFAGNTESVHFMNSKPGQRGKPTSAGPKKPGYRGGEKHYLDAGKHRNSIKCYKCGKPGHIAKHCKVQGKVYLKQDKTTHYVQDSDEEEDLSIYSVHSTSEVDKELKDKSYSIGLSINGSIVQFQLDTGSARTIMNEHTYQKMLTGCKLKKSTIVLRSYTKEIIPILGECSVTVVYGEQHLTNMSVLVIKGSQPCLLGRDWLSKIQIDWKEIFMVTKDRIEHLTKEYADLFEENQNPIKHFKASIKLKEECSPIFCKARPVPYALRDKVEGELKKLQEKGVIYPVKHSEWAAPIVVVPKADKSVRLCGDYKVTVNRVISEEQYPLPNTDDMFASLAGGQKFTKLDLRQAYSQVELESDSEEYLTINTHHGLFRYRRLAYGVSSASAIFQAIMDKILSGLPQVVCRIDDILITAPDDETHFKTVKEVFHRLRQYNMTLRQDKCIFMADQVVYMGFMVDKHGIHPTDEKIAAIRDAPRPTNVKELKAYLGLLNYYGSFLQNLSTVLHPLHHLLKKGEQWTWTDECESSFEASKQMITKGKLLVFYDIKKPLRLACDSSAYGVGAVVSHLMEDGSERPIAFASRTLSSSERNYAQVEKEALSLIFGVKKFHKYLYGRTFTLITDHKPLVTIFGPKNGIPTLAAARMQRWALILSGYQYQIVYRPSQEHGNCDSLSRLPVEGNLGTEEYEDVYCTGLDNTELPICNTDIARATKVDPLLARVFELALNGWPSQVNDPELQPFFERRSSLSIEQGIILWGIRVVIPMALRKRIMEELHEEHLGMCRMKALARGYVWWPNLDRNIEETVQACPSCMSVRNSPQSASLHPWIWATRPFQRIHIDYAEYKGQSLLIVNDSYSKWLDVIPVRSTTSANTIDKLRMLFASTGLPEEIVSDNGPQFTSHEFRDFTRQNGIKHTLVPPYHPQSNGFAERGVQIVKKALKSKDVEGRQQSLEHRLANFLLKYRVTPHTTTGVSPSELFLKRQLRTRLTLVKPDIGKSVEKSQQRMKDFHDRGKVKVRQFEEGDQVQVKTTIQPGKWKWLPGTVNKVCGPLTYLVQVGNRKRFCHLDHLLACNAKLPQVLPPLSDFSLKEPTRPTVDLPEEVDLPNAEPSKEAGSSPTSSQTLKTPSTTSRVMSSRAANQSMSIPSPRPVRERKPVRRLIEEI; encoded by the coding sequence ATGACGAATATCGGAAAGCTTGGTGATTTTCAGGAGGGAAAGGAATCTTTCGTAAATTATGCGGAGAGGATGGAACAGTTTTTCGTCGCGAACGaggtaaaagatgaaaaaaaagtgGCGGTGCTTTTATCAGTGATTGGACCCGCAACCTATGGAATTCTTAAGAACTTGTTACAGCCACAACTGCCGAAAAACACTTCGTTTGAGAACATTGTTGGTGCTTTGAAAAACTACTATATGCCTAAACCGTTAGTCATCTCtgaaagatttaaatttaataaaagaaaccAGAAGGAAGGGGAAACGGTGAATGAGTACGTATGTGAACTGAAAAAACTTTCGGCAGACTGTGAATTTGGTGACTTTCTTAAGGAGGCTCTGAGGGATCGGTTGGTTTGCGGACTCAAATCAGAGGCCATACAGAAGAAGTTGTTGTCCGAAGCGAAGTTAGATTTCGATGGAGCAGTCAGAATAGCCACAGCAATGGAAATTGCCGATAAGGATACTCAATCATTCGCAGGAAATACAGAGTCGGTTCACTTCATGAATTCGAAACCTGGACAGAGAGGAAAACCGACATCAGCAGGACCTAAGAAGCCAGGATATCGCGGTGGAGAGAAGCACTATTTGGATGCTGGTAAACACAGAAACTCTATTAAATGCTACAAATGTGGGAAACCTGGACACATAGCTAAACATTGTAAAGTCCAGGGAAAAGTTTATTTGAAACAAGATAAGACTACCCATTATGTACAGGACAGTGATGAGGAGGAGGATCTGTCAATTTATTCCGTACACAGCACAAGCGAGGTCGACAAAGAGTTGAAAGACAAGAGCTACTCAATTGGACTAAGTATCAACGGGTCAATAGTGCAATTTCAGTTAGATACAGGGAGTGCTCGTACAATCATGAATGAACACACTTATCAGAAAATGCTTACCGGCTGTAAGCTAAAGAAATCGACAATCGTGCTAAGATCGTACACGAAGGAGATCATTCCCATTCTTGGTGAATGTAGTGTGACTGTTGTATATGGAGAGCAGCATCTGACGAATATGTCTGTGCTAGTCATAAAAGGGAGTCAGCCGTGCTTGCTGGGAAGAGACTGGTTATCAAAAATTCAGATTGACTGGAAGGAAATTTTCATGGTGACGAAGGACAGAATTGAACACTTGACAAAGGAGTATGCTGATCTGTTTGAGGAGAACCAAAATCCAATCAAGCATTTCAAAGCAAGCATAAAACTGAAGGAGGAATGTTCACCAATATTTTGCAAGGCAAGACCTGTGCCTTATGCTTTAAGAGACAAAGTTGAAGGAGAGCTCAAGAAACTACAGGAGAAAGGAGTTATCTATCCAGTCAAACACAGTGAATGGGCTGCCCCCATTGTCGTTGTGCCAAAGGCGGACAAGTCCGTGCGTTTATGTGGAGATTACAAAGTGACTGTCAACCGAGTGATCAGTGAAGAGCAGTACCCTCTACCAAACACTGATGACATGTTTGCGTCCCTTGCAGGAGGTCAGAAGTTCACAAAACTGGACTTAAGACAGGCATACTCACAGGTGGAGCTGGAGAGTGACTCAGAGGAGTACCTTACAATAAACACGCATCATGGACTATTTCGCTACCGAAGACTTGCGTATGGAGTAAGCTCCGCTAGCGCCATATTTCAGGCAATCATGGACAAGATCCTGTCAGGACTACCACAAGTAGTGTGTCGAATTGATGACATTTTGATCACAGCCCCCGATGATGAAACCCATTTTAAGACTGTTAAGGAGGTATTTCATCGCTTGCGCCAGTACAACATGACACTGCGGCAGGACAAGTGCATCTTCATGGCGGATCAGGTCGTGTACATGGGATTCATGGTGGACAAACACGGGATACATCCCACAGATGAGAAGATTGCTGCAATTCGTGATGCTCCTAGACCAACAAATGTGAAAGAACTAAAGGCTTACCTGGGTTTGCTGAATTACTATGGTTCATTTCTGCAGAATCTGAGTACTGTATTGCATCCTTTACATCACCTGTTGAAAAAGGGAGAGCAGTGGACGTGGACAGATGAATGTGAAAGCAGCTTTGAAGCAAGCAAGCAGATGATTACAAAGGGCAAGTTACTGGTATTCTACGACATAAAAAAACCCCTGCGGTTAGCTTGCGACTCATCAGCATATGGAGTGGGAGCTGTAGTCTCGCATTTGATGGAGGATGGCTCGGAGAGGCCAATCGCCTTTGCTTCTCGTACTTTAAGTTCCAGCGAGAGGAACTATGCTCAAGTGGAGAAAGAAGCATTGTCATTGATCTTTGGTGTGAAGAAATTCCACAAGTATCTGTACGGCAGAACTTTTACCCTCATCACAGACCACAAACCGTTGGTAACTATCTTTGGACCCAAAAATGGTATACCTACCTTAGCCGCAGCCAGGATGCAGAGATGGGCACTAATTCTCTCAGGATATCAATATCAGATTGTATATCGTCCATCTCAGGAACATGGAAATTGTGACTCACTATCCAGATTGCCAGTAGAGGGGAATCTCGGTACAGAAGAATATGAGGATGTCTACTGCACAGGGCTGGACAACACAGAGCTACCCATATGTAACACAGACATTGCTCGTGCAACAAAGGTGGATCCTCTTTTAGCCCGGGTATTTGAACTTGCCTTGAACGGCTGGCCAAGTCAGGTTAACGATCCAGAACTTCAACCTTTCTTTGAGCGCAGGAGCAGTTTGAGTATAGAACAAGGGATTATCCTTTGGGGAATCCGAGTGGTAATTCCTATGGCACTGCGTAAACGAATCATGGAGGAGCTTCATGAAGAGCACCTTGGTATGTGCAGGATGAAGGCTCTTGCACGAGGATATGTATGGTGGCCAAACTTGGACAGAAACATTGAGGAGACAGTGCAGGCATGTCCGTCATGTATGTCCGTCAGGAACAGTCCCCAGTCTGCCTCATTACACCCATGGATTTGGGCAACCAGACCATTTCAACGCATCCATATTGATTATGCAGAGTATAAGGGACAATCTCTACTTATTGTCAATGACAGTTATTCAAAGTGGTTGGATGTCATTCCAGTGAGATCAACCACTAGTGCTAACACGATTGACAAACTTCGGATGCTGTTTGCGTCAACCGGATTACCAGAGGAGATAGTGAGTGACAATGGACCACAGTTCACGTCCCATGAATTTCGTGACTTTACACGTCAAAATGGTATAAAACATACCCTCGTTCCACCGTACCACCCGCAATCCAATGGATTTGCTGAGCGAGGAGTACAGATAGTGAAGAAGGCCCTGAAAAGCAAAGATGTTGAGGGACGGCAACAATCGCTAGAGCATCGATTAGCGAACTTCCTATTAAAGTATAGAGTTACTCCCCACACAACTACTGGTGTGTCACCCTCTGAGCTATTTCTGAAGAGGCAACTTAGAACGCGTCTCACACTGGTGAAGCCTGACATCGGGAAGAGTGTTGAGAAAAGTCAGCAGCGGATGAAAGACTTTCATGATCGAGGCAAGGTGAAGGTCAGACAGTTTGAAGAAGGAGACCAAGTGCAAGTGAAGACTACAATTCAGCCTGGGAAATGGAAGTGGCTACCTGGAACAGTAAACAAAGTTTGTGGTCCACTTACTTACCTAGTCCAAGTCGGAAATCGCAAAAGATTTTGTCACCTTGACCACTTGCTAGCGTGCAATGCTAAACTTCCACAAGTGTTGCCGCCCCTGAGCGACTTTTCCTTGAAGGAGCCAACAAGACCTACCGTGGATCTACCAGAGGAAGTGGATCTCCCAAATGCAGAACCTTCCAAGGAAGCAGGAAGTTCCCCAACATCTAGTCAAACGTTGAAGACGCCATCTACCACCAGTCGAGTGATGTCATCCAGGGCGGCGAACCAGTCAATGAGCATACCCTCACCACGGCCCGTGCGTGAACGCAAACCCGTCCGTAGGCTCATTGAGGAAATCTGA
- the LOC128158152 gene encoding seizure protein 6 homolog, with protein MPTTYNCSDPETVNKAYYVVDKSYYVDGDQVYYICYADYSMNGSPTLTCDGATGNWTGNYPKCSLTTTTVTTTTTTQPSDGNLEL; from the coding sequence ATGCCAACAACATACAACTGTTCGGACCCTGAAACAGTGAATAAGGCGTACTATGTCGTGGACAAGTCGTACTATGTTGACGGGGATCAGGTGTATTATATCTGCTATGCCGACTATTCCATGAACGGGAGCCCCACCCTCACGTGTGACGGGGCCACGGGGAATTGGACGGGGAACTACCCCAAGTGTAGCCTGACCACCACCACCGTCACCACCACGACCACCACCCAGCCCTCAGACGGTAACCTTGAGCTTTGA